In Papaver somniferum cultivar HN1 chromosome 1, ASM357369v1, whole genome shotgun sequence, a genomic segment contains:
- the LOC113273789 gene encoding RNA polymerase II C-terminal domain phosphatase-like 4, producing MCGNTFRKAFFERKKLCLVLDLDHTLLHSVRVQDVSVEDQEYLNLRVSSMKDSDGNSLYMHMGCSRYTKLRPYTREFLREASKYFELFIYTMGTRDYAEEMGRLLDPQGKIFKSRIVSKDDSTKENRKNLDILSGPNELNTIIVDDTKRVWKKNKRNLIRIEKYNYFTEGGHILKKDDEQGSDHEDVALESITEILQGVHKIFFQCFPVPSPDELNEYIKSVDVRPLLQGFLKKKKGKVQQPVKSILDFLVGYSPF from the exons ATGTGTGGCAATACTTTCAGAAAAGCTTTTTTCGAAAGGAAGAAACTCTGCTTAGTCTTGGATTTGGATCATACTTTACTCCATTCTGTTAGGGTTCAAGATGTATCTGTTGAAGACCAAGAATATCTAAATCTGAGAGTTTCATCCATGAAGGATTCGGATGGAAATAGTTTGTACATGCATATGGGTTGTAGTAGATACACGAAACTCAGGCCATACACCCGAGAATTTCTTAGGGAAGCCAGCAAATATTTTGAATTGTTCATATACACAATGGGTACCAGAGATTATGCAGAAGAGATGGGGAGATTACTCGATCCTCAGGGTAAGATCTTCAAATCCAGAATCGTTTCAAAAGATGACTCTACAAAGGAAAACAGAAAGAATCTCGATATTTTATCAGGACCGAACGAGTTGAACACAATTATTGTCGATGATACAAAGCGTGTATGGAAAAAGAATAAAAGGAATTTGATACGGATTGAAAAGTATAACTACTTCACGGAAGGAGGACATATATTGAAGAAAGATGACGAACAAGGTTCTGACCATGAAGATGTAGCCCTAGAATCAATCACTGAAATCCTTCAAGGTGTTCACAAAATATTTTTTCAGTGTTTCCCAGTCCCATCACCTGATGAGCTTAATGAATATATCAAATCTGTAGATGTAAGACCCCTACTTCAGGggttcttgaaaaaaaaaaaaggaaaagtgcAGCAACCTGTTAAAAGTATTCTTGAT TTTCTTGTTGGTTATTCCCCTTTTTAA